A genomic segment from Glycine soja cultivar W05 chromosome 18, ASM419377v2, whole genome shotgun sequence encodes:
- the LOC114395356 gene encoding kinesin-like protein KIN-10B, whose protein sequence is MAATQKPIKSCTPKKLPNAPISVSKVRVIVRVRPFLAHETSSRNGVVSCISVLDQDFESPQDEVTVYLKDPLTSRNECYLLDSFFGQEDNNVGQIFCGEVSPLIPGMFSGCNSTVFAYGATGSGKTYTMQGTEEQPGLMPRAMSMILSICQRTGSTAQISYYEVYMDRCYDLLEVKAKEISVWDDKDGQIHLRGLSQVPINTMSEFQDVFSCGVQRRKVAHTGLNDVSSRSHGVLVISVSTLSADGTGTVACGKLNLIDLAGNEDNRRTCNEGIRLQESAKINQSLFALSNVIYALNNNKTRVPYRESKLTRILQDSLGGTSRALMIACLNPGEYQESVHTVSLAARSRHVSNFVPSGHKQETPKVKVDMEAKLRAWLESKGKTKSAQRLGPLNSPLPKKTPSSIVTPAKRSITFNSSVKKWGKTANLDAQHTNERAFAVAFGNLLDVEGSFHSCMENAPSGVKDNDKKETEHDANKAARKSYKSLPVESLSKGVDSITIDGKDAAQSPLRKALSPININGNEKPLESQTPFLATCSTNKGAQKNDTPLGKFSTRSSTLKNCLVQEYIDFLNNASREELLELKGIGEKMAEYIIDLREESPLKSLNDLEKIGLSSKQAHNLFTKAAKTLFEDKAEDSILG, encoded by the exons ATGGCTGCTACTCAAAAGCCCATCAAATCTTGCACCCCCAAGAAACTCCCGAACGCCCCAATTTCAGTTTCTAAGGTGAGGGTCATCGTCAGAGTCAGGCCCTTCCTCGCACACGAAACCTCATCAAGAAACGGCGTTGTTTCGTGCATCTCCGTCCTGGACCAAGATTTCGAATCTCCGCAGGACGAGGTTACCGTTTATCTCAAAGACCCACTAACCAG CCGGAACGAGTGCTACCTGTTGGACTCTTTCTTTGGGCAAGAAGATAACAATGTGGGCCAGATATTCTGCGGAGAAGTGAGCCCCTTGATTCCGGGAATGTTCAGCGGATGCAATTCCACGGTGTTTGCTTATGGGGCTACCGGCAGTGGGAAGACATACACCATGCAG GGAACCGAGGAACAACCTGGCTTGATGCCACGGGCAATGTCCATGATCCTGTCTATTTGCCAGAGGACTGGCAGCACAGCACAGATCTCATACTATGAGGTCTACATGGACCGATGCTATGACCTCTTGGAGGTCAAAGCGAAGGAGATTTCAGTTTGGGATGACAAAGACGGGCAAATTCACCTCCGGGGACTATCTCAGGTCCCTATAAACACAATGTCTGAATTTCAAGATGTTTTCTCTTGTGGAGTTCAGAGACGCAAAGTTGCACATACAGGCCTCAATGATGTCTCTAGTAGGAGTCATGGAGTGCTTGTGATATCTGTGTCCACTCTTTCTGCTGATGGCACAGGAACTGTTGCATGTGGAAAGTTGAATCTCATAGACTTGGCAG GTAATGAAGATAACAGAAGGACATGTAATGAAGGGATTCGTCTCCAAGAGAGTGCCAAGATAAATCAGTCATTGTTTGCGCTGTCAAATGTGATATATGCATTGAACAACAATAAAACAAGGGTACCCTACCGAGAAAGTAAATTGACCCGTATATTGCAGGACTCTCTAGGCGGAACAAGTCGTGCACTGATGATTGCTTGCCTG AATCCAGGAGAATACCAggaatctgttcatactgttaGTTTAGCTGCTCGATCAAGGCATGTCTCTAATTTTGTGCCTTCAGGTCACAAACAAGAGACCCCAAAAGTTAAAGTTGACATGGAAGCAAAATTGAGAGCTTGGCTAGAATCAAAAGGCAAAACAAAGAGTGCACAAAGACTTGGGCCATTAAATTCTCCACTTCCAAAAAAAACACCCAGTTCTATTGTTACTCCTGCTAAGAGATCCATTACCTTTAACAGTTCAGTGAAGAAGTGGGGGAAAACTGCCAACCTAGATGCTCAACATACTAATGAAAG GGCCTTTGCTGTAGCTTTTGGAAATTTACTAGATGTTGAAGGCTCTTTTCATTCATGCATGGAG AATGCACCATCTGGTGTCAAGGACAATGATAAGAAAGAGACTGAGCATGATGCCAATAAGGCTGCAAGGAAATCATACAAAAGTCTACCTG TTGAGTCATTGAGCAAGGGAGTGGACTCAATTACTATTGATGGTAAAGATGCAGCACAAAGTCCATTAAGAAAAGCCCTCTCCCCCATCAACATCAATGGTAATGAGAAACCCCTTGAATCACAAACACCTTTTCTGGCAACCTGCTCCACTAATAAAGGGGCACAAAAGAATGACACTCCACTTGGCAAATTCAGCACACGAAGTTCTACACTGAAG AACTGTCTAGTTCAAGAATACATTGATTTCTTGAATAATGCAAGCAG AGAGGAGCTACTAGAGTTAAAG GGTATAGGAGAGAAAATGGCAGAATACATAATAGACCTTAGAGAAGAAAGTCCCCTAAAATCG TTAAATGATTTGGAGAAGATAGGCCTCTCTTCCAAGCAG GCCCATAACTTGTTCACAAAAGCTGCAAAAACGCTATTTGAAGATAAAGCTGAAGATTCAATACTCGGTTGA